One Candidatus Polarisedimenticolia bacterium genomic window carries:
- a CDS encoding thrombospondin type 3 repeat-containing protein: MKSSSALVRLSFAGFLVLLASLQPPASAVSDFIYYVDFNSAATTNCLPTVSGCTGQCAAPTCGTQGVPCHRIQDALNLSNCNIGSNAALEADVFVAAGTYPERIFLYPNTHLYGAGRDITTIDAKGLNRSAVIMASGGSYGFNRLEEKFSISGFRIIHGSGDRITLTDSGGNMYFNIGGGGMLLYGALGGAAGWPLVTDCRIEDNTLANNTGQVAPDWNGAGIYIARGKPTISGNIIQRNTTTPPDQSGQVQALGWGGGIFSLNFDCAPLISRNVIRSNNTVAQQGSGGGMYIAGNIGTVLSSNLIVGNTANVQGGGIYLYAAGASAYNNVVMGNIGGTAGGGFSTGAPTSAINLTNNTIVGNVMTTHTVPKGSVFSSIGGGVYASFIVSQQSSPQNHLTNNLMAQNDATSLGGGGGLYSFQAFASNERGDFFGDVPNEIRGDYSDGAVIGTNGNVSLSPVFVNAPVFWDHSSANGTATTAVVFASTRYAVGNRIEYNDDGVARQITAINSSTKTLTFTPGLTNKVCSNAVNAACVTNADCLSPGTCGTDITRANRILANWGNSTNVAEDLHLTVSSPLRDLGTNTPAWGTSPASDYDALSRPVDGDLNGSAITDVGAFEFRYPDGDGDGAIDLQDCAPLVNSAWTPPDQAPDPLTINASQTLSWMHVPQANVYNVYRGTIISPFIYNPACLLVEVPGAATSVSGGDPAVGSAYYYLVGGVNTCGHGPIHQSPTANAPSPCPPSGADSDGDGVQNVNDNCPLIANANQLDPDHDTVGTACDNCPAVGNPNQLDSNGNGIGDACE; the protein is encoded by the coding sequence ATGAAATCTTCCTCTGCCCTCGTCCGTCTCTCGTTCGCAGGGTTTCTCGTACTGCTTGCCAGCCTCCAGCCTCCCGCCAGCGCCGTCTCCGACTTCATTTATTATGTCGACTTCAATTCAGCGGCCACTACCAACTGCCTGCCGACAGTCTCGGGCTGCACCGGCCAGTGCGCCGCACCCACCTGCGGGACGCAGGGGGTCCCGTGCCACAGGATCCAGGACGCGCTGAATCTGTCGAACTGCAACATCGGCTCCAACGCGGCGCTGGAGGCCGATGTCTTCGTGGCCGCCGGAACCTACCCGGAGCGGATTTTCCTCTATCCCAACACCCACCTGTACGGTGCCGGCAGGGACATCACGACGATCGACGCCAAGGGGCTGAACCGCTCGGCCGTGATCATGGCCAGCGGAGGGAGCTACGGCTTCAACCGTCTGGAGGAGAAATTCTCGATCAGCGGGTTCCGAATCATCCACGGCAGCGGCGACCGCATCACCCTGACCGACTCGGGCGGAAACATGTACTTCAATATCGGCGGGGGCGGGATGCTCCTGTATGGGGCGCTCGGTGGTGCAGCGGGCTGGCCCCTGGTGACGGACTGCCGCATCGAGGATAATACGCTGGCCAACAACACGGGCCAGGTGGCTCCCGACTGGAACGGCGCGGGGATCTACATCGCCCGCGGCAAGCCGACGATCTCAGGGAACATCATCCAGCGCAACACCACGACGCCTCCCGACCAGAGCGGGCAGGTCCAGGCCCTGGGATGGGGGGGTGGAATCTTTTCACTCAACTTCGACTGTGCCCCCTTGATCTCGCGCAACGTGATACGCAGCAACAACACCGTGGCCCAGCAGGGAAGCGGCGGCGGAATGTATATCGCCGGAAACATCGGCACGGTGCTGAGCAGCAACCTGATCGTGGGAAACACGGCCAACGTTCAGGGAGGCGGGATCTACCTCTACGCGGCCGGCGCCTCCGCCTACAACAACGTGGTCATGGGAAACATCGGCGGCACGGCGGGTGGAGGCTTCAGCACGGGGGCACCCACCAGCGCGATCAACCTCACGAACAATACGATTGTCGGGAACGTCATGACGACGCACACCGTCCCCAAGGGGTCGGTCTTCTCCTCGATCGGCGGCGGCGTCTATGCCTCCTTCATCGTCAGCCAGCAGAGCAGTCCTCAGAACCATCTCACCAACAACCTGATGGCGCAGAACGACGCCACGTCGCTGGGAGGCGGCGGAGGCCTGTACAGCTTCCAGGCCTTCGCCAGCAATGAGCGCGGCGACTTCTTCGGCGACGTTCCCAACGAGATCCGGGGCGATTACTCCGACGGTGCGGTCATCGGCACCAATGGCAACGTCTCCCTCAGCCCGGTGTTCGTGAACGCCCCCGTCTTCTGGGACCACAGCAGCGCCAATGGGACGGCGACCACCGCGGTGGTGTTCGCGTCGACGCGCTATGCCGTGGGGAACCGGATCGAGTACAACGACGACGGCGTGGCGCGCCAGATCACCGCCATCAACAGCTCCACCAAGACGCTGACCTTCACGCCCGGCCTGACCAACAAGGTGTGCAGCAACGCGGTCAACGCCGCCTGTGTCACCAACGCCGACTGCCTTTCGCCGGGCACCTGTGGCACCGATATCACGCGCGCCAACCGCATCCTCGCGAACTGGGGAAACAGCACGAACGTCGCGGAAGACCTCCACCTGACGGTCTCCTCGCCGCTGCGCGACCTGGGCACCAATACCCCGGCATGGGGGACCTCCCCGGCGAGCGATTATGACGCGCTGTCGCGCCCCGTGGACGGCGACCTCAACGGCTCGGCGATCACCGACGTGGGAGCCTTCGAGTTCCGCTACCCGGATGGCGACGGCGACGGGGCCATCGACCTTCAGGATTGCGCGCCGCTCGTCAACAGCGCCTGGACCCCGCCCGACCAGGCCCCGGATCCCTTGACGATCAACGCGAGCCAGACGCTCTCCTGGATGCACGTCCCTCAGGCCAACGTCTACAACGTCTACCGCGGCACGATCATCAGCCCCTTCATCTACAACCCCGCCTGTCTGCTGGTGGAGGTGCCCGGCGCCGCGACCTCGGTGTCCGGGGGCGATCCGGCCGTGGGCTCGGCGTACTACTACCTCGTCGGCGGAGTCAACACCTGCGGACACGGCCCCATTCATCAATCTCCGACCGCGAACGCACCGTCTCCCTGTCCTCCCTCAGGAGCCGACAGCGACGGCGACGGCGTCCAGAACGTCAACGACAACTGTCCGCTGATTGCCAATGCCAACCAGCTGGATCCCGATCACGACACGGTCGGCACGGCCTGCGACAACTGTCCCGCGGTGGGCAATCCGAATCAGCTCGACAGCAACGGCAACGGGATCGGGGACGCCTGCGAGTAG